From the genome of Nostoc cf. commune SO-36:
CTTGCTTTGGTTGTAAGAGAGCGCGTACTGATTTTTTACCATGAGGTAATTATCAGGCGTAAGCTTTGTGGGAGTTGCACTGCTGGGATTGCCCAAAAGCAGGTGAGGGCTTATTGAGGTAGATACAATCGGCGTTGGCTGTAATGGTTTTTCTGTTGTCGGTGCTGGCGACTGGGTTACTGCTGGCGAACACCCCAACAGAGCAATTAACGTAGTGGCAACAGCTAAACCCTGAAAACGATTGATTAAGCGCATAAATTTTAGAAAAAGATTGCAGATTAAATTAATCATCACCATTTTTGAGGGGATGTCCAGTTTTTCAATACAAGAGCGTAGCTTGCTGCCGTCCTACTTTCCTCTAAGAAAATGAAGAGGGCGATCGCTCAATTATGAAATTAAAGAACTATACTTTTTTGGTACGCGAGGATGGAAAATATGTCGCCCTGGACTAGTCTCATAACTGCTTTGACACTGCTGCTCTACTTGGTCATCACAATTAATGTTGGTCGAGCCAGAGGTAAATATAAAGTACCACCTCCCCAAATGACAGGAGATCCCGGCTTTGAACGAGTGCTGCGCGTTCAGCAAAATACCCTAGAGCAAATGGTTTTCTTCTTACCTGCCTTATGGTTATTTTCTTTCTACGTCAACCCGTTGTGGGCTGGTGGTATTGGTGCAGTGTGGCTTGTGGGTCGAATTGCCTATGCTTGGGGATACTATCAGGCTGCCGAAAAGCGGGCAATTGGCTTTGCCATCAGTTCTATTAGCAGTATGGTGCTACTTTTAGGTTCGCTCTTTGGCATCATCCTGTCTTTGGTGCAGCCATAAATCATTTGCAATGCAACAGGCGATATCTACGATAAGCTCCGCTAGCGCTTCCGGCGATCGCTCCCCTCTGAAGCTTAAGTTTCCTCTCTACGAGACGCGCTTACGCGAACGCTTGTAAATAGCGATACCTAACGCCGACAAGCAACGCTTTGGCTCTACAATCAGTTCATTGCTATCAAAATTGATATCAAATGGCTGACGACAAGACCCCACCAAGCGAAATGATTCGCGTCCCTACTGCCCTAATTCCAGTAGTCAGAGAACTATCGCGGTTGCATCGCCAAGGGCATACAATTGCCTTGCTGCAAGGCTTAGAAGAATTGCTCTCTGGGTTTGATAGCAATATTGATATCGATGTTACCCCAAGTAGTAAATCGGTTTTGCAGCTGGAGAGGAAGCTGGAAAGCAAGCTCGACGCAATGACCAAAAAGCTAGAACTCATCGAACGGGCTATTTCATCAAATAGATACAACAGTCAACCCAAACAAAGAAAACAAGCTAACCCATACCAACAAACCCAAGTTGAACTGCTTGCATTGCCCCCTGAAAACTTAGCGCCGCGACTAGGTTTAAGTCCGTCGAGCCTCGCACCGGAACGAGAAAAACTCACTACCAAAGAATTTATCAGTTGGACTCGTAATCGTGACCCAAGGGGCATTGGTTGGGAATGGAATGCAAAAGACGGACTTTACCACCCAGTGAAATAACTGCCACTGTCCCCCCAATAGGGTTTAATGAAGGAGCATTCAACATAAGAATGAGCAATGTTGAATACTCCGGCCACGCTCACTAACACCGAACTCATTGACCTTTGGCTGCACGGTAAAAGCAAGAACACCGTTGACGGCTACCGTCGCTATGCCGAACGGTTTTTTTCTCATGTCAACAAGCACCTCTCTGATTGCACCCTCATGGATTTTCAATTGTGGGTGATGACACTCGGTAGTTCCGATAACTCCAAGCGGGTAGCAGTGGGAGCAATAAAGAGTCTATTTTCCTTTGCTAAACAGCTTGGGGTGATATCGGCTAATTTGGGAATACTGATTAAGTCACCCAAGGCGAAAAACAGATTGGCAGAGCGAATTCTTACCCAAGAGGAAGTACAATTACTGATAAATTCCACTACAAATGAACGCGATCGCAGTATCGTTCGTTTACTTTATTTTGCTGGTCTGCGGGTATCGGAACTGTGTGGTTTAAAGTGGCGTGACCTGAAAGCGCGGGGGGATGGCGGTCAAATCACAGTATTTGGTAAGGGTGAGAAAACAAGAACCGTGCTTGTCGGTGCGGGTATTTGGCGGGAGATTAACCAGTTAAAGAATTATGCTAAACACGATGACCCAGTGTTTGTTTCAGCTAAGGGCGGTCATCTGTGTCGGAGTATGGTGTTTCATATTGTGAAAAATGCTGCAAACCGCGCTCTTATTGAGGGTAATGTTTCACCCCACTGGCTCAGACATAGCCACGCTAGTCACAGCTTAGATAGGGGTGCGCCCATACACCTATTGCAAAAAACTCTGGGTCACAGTTCGGTGGCGATTACTGAAATGTATCTTCATGCCAGACCGACTGATAGTAGTGGGTTGTATTTGCCCGATGATGATGAGTGATGTGGTGATTAGTTCTAGAGGAAAATATGAAAGTTTCATTTGAAAAAACTTACCCAAATATTGCTCGTTGGGTAGATGAGCATGAAGGCTGGATTGAAATTGGTTATGACGTAGATAGTCCTCTCAACTATGAATGTCCGCGCACTCGATTGTGGTGGAATGCTTTGGCAAGGAAAAGAAAGTTATGACAGTTTGGATGCAGCACTGCAAGATTTAAATGTGGGGCTAGAAGCTGTATTAAAAGATATTTATGGCTCTGAGAGTTAGTTTTATCAAACTCGCTTGGCATATTGTGGAAGAAACGCGATCGCTCCTGAGTTTTCAAGCGAGGATAAGGGGCGTAGGAGTAGACGCTTGACCAACCTACGCAGATTCGCCTTGATACTTTCTTTCACAGCCCAGTAAATCGTTACATTGCTGCGGATAGTTTGCACACTTGTCGCGGGTGATTGCATCCGTTTCAAGCTGTAAAGTTCTATAACAAAAAAGAAGAATTTTGTATAAAATTAACTCGCAAAAACGGAGTAAAGATAAACTTCTTTTTTGAGGAAAGTATGCGCTCTT
Proteins encoded in this window:
- a CDS encoding MAPEG family protein, whose product is MSPWTSLITALTLLLYLVITINVGRARGKYKVPPPQMTGDPGFERVLRVQQNTLEQMVFFLPALWLFSFYVNPLWAGGIGAVWLVGRIAYAWGYYQAAEKRAIGFAISSISSMVLLLGSLFGIILSLVQP
- a CDS encoding tyrosine-type recombinase/integrase; translated protein: MLNTPATLTNTELIDLWLHGKSKNTVDGYRRYAERFFSHVNKHLSDCTLMDFQLWVMTLGSSDNSKRVAVGAIKSLFSFAKQLGVISANLGILIKSPKAKNRLAERILTQEEVQLLINSTTNERDRSIVRLLYFAGLRVSELCGLKWRDLKARGDGGQITVFGKGEKTRTVLVGAGIWREINQLKNYAKHDDPVFVSAKGGHLCRSMVFHIVKNAANRALIEGNVSPHWLRHSHASHSLDRGAPIHLLQKTLGHSSVAITEMYLHARPTDSSGLYLPDDDE
- a CDS encoding type I restriction enzyme endonuclease domain-containing protein; translated protein: MQSPATSVQTIRSNVTIYWAVKESIKANLRRLVKRLLLRPLSSLENSGAIAFLPQYAKRV